Proteins from one Algicella marina genomic window:
- a CDS encoding DUF2285 domain-containing protein, translating into MPVPGGDTAAPHIDTDDLTVIGTQDGLIYVRLATGALLVLDAKSIQRPIGILVPLDEHWAARVDTLKALRVQLLRQKRTPPSLTTQQQRRIQLALRTLDARRDRASYQTIARHLFGAEAVSREHWKTSSLKAQITRLSAHGTHLTTKGYRFLLLGKRPTGRSKPRR; encoded by the coding sequence GTGCCAGTCCCCGGCGGCGACACCGCCGCGCCGCACATCGATACAGATGATCTGACCGTCATCGGAACGCAGGACGGCTTGATCTATGTGCGCCTCGCAACAGGCGCATTGCTTGTGCTGGATGCCAAAAGCATCCAACGCCCGATTGGGATTCTGGTGCCGCTGGACGAACATTGGGCGGCACGGGTGGACACACTCAAGGCCCTCCGTGTGCAATTGCTGCGCCAGAAACGAACCCCTCCGTCCCTGACAACGCAGCAGCAGCGACGCATCCAGCTTGCACTGCGCACGCTCGATGCGCGCCGGGACCGTGCCAGCTACCAGACGATCGCGCGGCATTTGTTCGGCGCGGAGGCTGTGTCGCGCGAGCATTGGAAGACCAGCTCCCTGAAAGCCCAGATCACCCGACTGTCGGCCCATGGAACGCATCTGACCACCAAAGGCTATCGCTTTCTCCTTCTTGGCAAAAGACCAACGGGGCGCTCCAAGCCGCGCAGGTGA
- a CDS encoding transcriptional regulator domain-containing protein: MTKDWQDETAYKHFDSLDLSGLAWECLRRNSDYRANYPQMRDGLKSPAAWGLRFPG, translated from the coding sequence ATGACCAAGGATTGGCAAGACGAAACGGCGTACAAGCATTTCGACAGTCTCGACCTGTCCGGGCTGGCCTGGGAATGCTTGCGCCGCAATTCCGACTATCGCGCCAATTACCCGCAAATGCGGGATGGATTGAAATCACCGGCCGCATGGGGGTTGCGATTTCCCGGTTGA
- a CDS encoding DNA -binding domain-containing protein has translation MSATGTTPIADLAPQSDELTDYDHAHMTLYLRLFDAAESGASLQEVSEILFSIDAAEEPERAKKMYDSHLARARWMTEHGYRKLLEGRTG, from the coding sequence ATGTCTGCTACCGGCACCACGCCGATCGCTGATCTCGCACCACAAAGCGATGAGCTGACCGATTACGACCACGCGCATATGACACTGTACTTGCGCCTGTTTGATGCCGCCGAAAGCGGTGCCAGCCTGCAGGAAGTCAGTGAGATTTTGTTCAGTATAGATGCCGCCGAGGAACCAGAGCGTGCCAAAAAGATGTACGACAGCCACCTCGCCCGCGCTCGCTGGATGACGGAGCACGGCTATCGCAAGCTGCTCGAGGGCCGGACTGGCTGA
- a CDS encoding helix-turn-helix domain-containing protein, with amino-acid sequence MDIRVVFARNLKHYRQLRGLTQAALAAAMDVDRAHVSAMERQQQNVTIVTLQKVADALGVEPAQLLAKLE; translated from the coding sequence ATGGACATCCGCGTTGTTTTTGCAAGGAATCTCAAGCACTACCGCCAATTGCGCGGGCTGACACAGGCCGCGTTGGCGGCGGCGATGGATGTCGATCGCGCTCATGTCAGCGCGATGGAGCGGCAACAGCAGAACGTCACCATCGTGACACTGCAAAAGGTAGCGGACGCCTTGGGTGTCGAACCAGCCCAGCTGCTTGCTAAGCTTGAGTGA